One region of Scophthalmus maximus strain ysfricsl-2021 chromosome 15, ASM2237912v1, whole genome shotgun sequence genomic DNA includes:
- the fam167b gene encoding protein FAM167A: MDFKEIGDESCEGRAEDLDSVKALAEKLKLQTRRPSYLEWQERVRSRPWKESSSADSPEPAGAQVAPMPVVLRDENSELVVRNICGFDTIDDALEFLRKELREMQVQDNRLARQLIGLRGEIHRLKVEQVCDRHKEMLDDATYELEECGEESDLLCDIPMKAAFALSTPLKHLGLTKMNINSRRFSLC; the protein is encoded by the exons ATGGATTTCAAAGAGATTGGAGACGAGTCCTGCGAGGGACGCGCCGAGGACCTGGACAGCGTCAAGGCGCTCGCGGAGAAGCTGAAGTTGCAGACGCGCAGACCATCTTATCTGGAGTGGCAGGAGCGCGTCCGGAGTCGGCCGTGGAAGGAGAGCTCTTCGGCGGACAGCCCGGAGCCCGCGGGGGCGCAAGTCGCCCCCATGCCCGTAGTTCTGCGAGACGAGAACTCGGAACTGGTCGTGCGCAATATCTGTGGCTTTGATACCATTGATGACGCTTTGGAGTTTCTGAGAAAAGAGCTG AGGGAGATGCAAGTGCAGGACAACCGTCTGGCCCGTCAGCTGATTGGTCTGCGCGGGGAGATCCACCGGCTGAAAGTGGAGCAGGTGTGCGACCGGCACAAGGAGATGCTGGACGACGCCACATACGAGCTGGAGGAGTGCGGCGAGGAGTCTGACCTGCTGTGCGACATCCCCATGAAGGCCGCCTTCGCCCTGTCCACCCCGCTGAAACACCTGGGCCTCACCAAGATGAACATCAACTCCAGACGCTTCTCGCTGTGTTAA
- the zgc:154055 gene encoding myotubularin-related protein 9 isoform X1: protein MEFSEHIKTANVEDAVLRQPLHPPSRGTLCVTGHHLLFSDREEGGCGQVLLLLRNIDATDKSVENLWGYSGLFSNAGRSDRISASSGTITIKCKDLRVLQLDIPGMEQCLNIAHSIETLSSLDRVPEMYPFFYRPSDLSLQDPWGLSSPEKHYSQMEELHDRWRLSNVNRGYSVCTTYPPAVIVPKDINDDMLLKVAKFRQGGRFPVLCYYHRKNGMVIMRSSQPLTGANRKRCGEDELLLQVVIDGSDKGYIIDTRSSQQAQQARITGGGFESKSCYGRWKRLHRQMERGKALQESLIKLVEACGDESHNVDRWLSKLENSKWLSHVQTALSTAGLLAECVERDGHSVLVHGSEGTDSTLLISTLAQLIMDPCCRTLEGFLALLEREWVQAGHPFQQRCAHSAYSHARLQQESPLFLLLLDCVWQLWRQFPLALGFSEALLLRLATEAYVSDYGTFLCNSDQERCSLQVKEKTHCLFRALLRPKEREHYSNPLYEHTELAIWPSVHPQSLQLWRGFFLRWTQQARHLEEAQEEIRNMVIEWGRLALS from the exons ATGGAGTTTTCGGAGCACATCAAGACCGCCAACGTGGAGGACGCAGTGCTCCGACAGCCCCTGCACCCGCCGAGCAGAGGCACCCTGTGCGTCACCGGCCACCACCTGCTCTTCtcggacagagaggaggggggctgcGGGCAGGTCCTACTGCTCCTCAGGAACATCGATGCCACCGACAAAAG TGTGGAAAACCTTTGGGGCTATTCCGGCCTCTTCTCTAATGCAGGCCGCAGTGACAG gatATCTGCATCTTCTGGGACGATTACCATCAAGTGCAAAGATCTGCGTGTGCTCCAGCTTGACATCCCAGGCATGGAGCAGTGCCTCAACATTGCACACTCTATCGAg ACCCTGTCCTCGCTGGACCGCGTGCCAGAGATGTACCCGTTCTTTTACAGACCTTCGGATCTCAGCCTGCAGGACCCGTGGGGTCTCTCATCCCCGGAAAAGCACTACAGTCAAATGGAGGAGCTC CATGATAGGTGGAGACTAAGCAATGTGAACAGAGGATACTCAGTGTGTACCACCTACCCGCCAGCTGTCATCGTCCCAAAGGATATAAACGATGACATGCTGCTGAAAGTGGCCAAATTCCGACAGGGAGGACGCTTCCCTGTGCTCTGCTACTACCACAGGAAGAACGGCATG GTAATCATGCGCAGCAGTCAGCCGCTGACAGGAGCCAACAGGAAGCGCTGCGGGGAGGAcgagctcctcctccaggttgtGATTGACGGCTCAGACAAAGGTTACATTATTGACACCCGCTCCAGTCAGCAGGCTCAGCAGGCCCGCATAACGGGTGGGGGGTTCGAGTCCAAATCGTGCTACGGCCGCTGGAAGAGACTgcacagacagatggaaag GGGCAAAGCCCTCCAGGAGAGTCTGATCAAGCTGGTGGAGGCCTGTGGTGACGAGTCCCACAATGTGGACCGCTGGCTCAGTAAGCTGGAGAATTCAAAGTGGCTGTCCCACGTCCAGACGGCTCTGTCAACTGCAGGCCTGCTGGCCGAGTGTGTGGAGAG GGACGGTCATTCAGTTCTGGTTCATGGTTCTGAAGGGACCGACTCCACTTTGCTCATCAGCACTCTGGCTCAGCTCATCATGGACCCATGCTGCCGCACACTGGAGGGCTTCCTGGCTCTGCTGGAGAGGGAGTgggtacag gCGGGACACCCGTTCCAGCAGCGATGTGCGCACTCGGCCTACTCCCATGCTCGTCTCCAGCAGGAGTCGCcgctcttcctgctgctgctggattgTGTGTGGCAGCTGTGGCGTCAGTTCCCTTTGGCGCTGGGCTTTTCGGAGGCGCTCCTCCTGAGGCTGGCCACCGAGGCCTACGTCTCCGACTACGGCACCTTCCTGTGCAACAGCGATCAGGAGAG GTGTTCTCTacaagtgaaggagaagacTCACTGTTTGTTCCGGGCCCTGCTGAGGCCCAAGGAGAGAGAGCATTACTCCAACCCCCTGTACGAGCACACTGAGCTGGCAATCTGGCCCTCGGTGCACCCTCAGtccctgcagctctggagag GCTTTTTTCTGAGGTGGACCCAACAGGCTCGGCACCTCGAAGAGGCTCAGGAGGAAATAAGAAACATGGTCATTGAGTGGGGGAGGCTGGCGCTCAGCTGA
- the zgc:154055 gene encoding myotubularin-related protein 9 isoform X2, whose translation MEFSEHIKTANVEDAVLRQPLHPPSRGTLCVTGHHLLFSDREEGGCGQVLLLLRNIDATDKRISASSGTITIKCKDLRVLQLDIPGMEQCLNIAHSIETLSSLDRVPEMYPFFYRPSDLSLQDPWGLSSPEKHYSQMEELHDRWRLSNVNRGYSVCTTYPPAVIVPKDINDDMLLKVAKFRQGGRFPVLCYYHRKNGMVIMRSSQPLTGANRKRCGEDELLLQVVIDGSDKGYIIDTRSSQQAQQARITGGGFESKSCYGRWKRLHRQMERGKALQESLIKLVEACGDESHNVDRWLSKLENSKWLSHVQTALSTAGLLAECVERDGHSVLVHGSEGTDSTLLISTLAQLIMDPCCRTLEGFLALLEREWVQAGHPFQQRCAHSAYSHARLQQESPLFLLLLDCVWQLWRQFPLALGFSEALLLRLATEAYVSDYGTFLCNSDQERCSLQVKEKTHCLFRALLRPKEREHYSNPLYEHTELAIWPSVHPQSLQLWRGFFLRWTQQARHLEEAQEEIRNMVIEWGRLALS comes from the exons ATGGAGTTTTCGGAGCACATCAAGACCGCCAACGTGGAGGACGCAGTGCTCCGACAGCCCCTGCACCCGCCGAGCAGAGGCACCCTGTGCGTCACCGGCCACCACCTGCTCTTCtcggacagagaggaggggggctgcGGGCAGGTCCTACTGCTCCTCAGGAACATCGATGCCACCGACAAAAG gatATCTGCATCTTCTGGGACGATTACCATCAAGTGCAAAGATCTGCGTGTGCTCCAGCTTGACATCCCAGGCATGGAGCAGTGCCTCAACATTGCACACTCTATCGAg ACCCTGTCCTCGCTGGACCGCGTGCCAGAGATGTACCCGTTCTTTTACAGACCTTCGGATCTCAGCCTGCAGGACCCGTGGGGTCTCTCATCCCCGGAAAAGCACTACAGTCAAATGGAGGAGCTC CATGATAGGTGGAGACTAAGCAATGTGAACAGAGGATACTCAGTGTGTACCACCTACCCGCCAGCTGTCATCGTCCCAAAGGATATAAACGATGACATGCTGCTGAAAGTGGCCAAATTCCGACAGGGAGGACGCTTCCCTGTGCTCTGCTACTACCACAGGAAGAACGGCATG GTAATCATGCGCAGCAGTCAGCCGCTGACAGGAGCCAACAGGAAGCGCTGCGGGGAGGAcgagctcctcctccaggttgtGATTGACGGCTCAGACAAAGGTTACATTATTGACACCCGCTCCAGTCAGCAGGCTCAGCAGGCCCGCATAACGGGTGGGGGGTTCGAGTCCAAATCGTGCTACGGCCGCTGGAAGAGACTgcacagacagatggaaag GGGCAAAGCCCTCCAGGAGAGTCTGATCAAGCTGGTGGAGGCCTGTGGTGACGAGTCCCACAATGTGGACCGCTGGCTCAGTAAGCTGGAGAATTCAAAGTGGCTGTCCCACGTCCAGACGGCTCTGTCAACTGCAGGCCTGCTGGCCGAGTGTGTGGAGAG GGACGGTCATTCAGTTCTGGTTCATGGTTCTGAAGGGACCGACTCCACTTTGCTCATCAGCACTCTGGCTCAGCTCATCATGGACCCATGCTGCCGCACACTGGAGGGCTTCCTGGCTCTGCTGGAGAGGGAGTgggtacag gCGGGACACCCGTTCCAGCAGCGATGTGCGCACTCGGCCTACTCCCATGCTCGTCTCCAGCAGGAGTCGCcgctcttcctgctgctgctggattgTGTGTGGCAGCTGTGGCGTCAGTTCCCTTTGGCGCTGGGCTTTTCGGAGGCGCTCCTCCTGAGGCTGGCCACCGAGGCCTACGTCTCCGACTACGGCACCTTCCTGTGCAACAGCGATCAGGAGAG GTGTTCTCTacaagtgaaggagaagacTCACTGTTTGTTCCGGGCCCTGCTGAGGCCCAAGGAGAGAGAGCATTACTCCAACCCCCTGTACGAGCACACTGAGCTGGCAATCTGGCCCTCGGTGCACCCTCAGtccctgcagctctggagag GCTTTTTTCTGAGGTGGACCCAACAGGCTCGGCACCTCGAAGAGGCTCAGGAGGAAATAAGAAACATGGTCATTGAGTGGGGGAGGCTGGCGCTCAGCTGA
- the zgc:154055 gene encoding myotubularin-related protein 9 isoform X3: MISASSGTITIKCKDLRVLQLDIPGMEQCLNIAHSIETLSSLDRVPEMYPFFYRPSDLSLQDPWGLSSPEKHYSQMEELHDRWRLSNVNRGYSVCTTYPPAVIVPKDINDDMLLKVAKFRQGGRFPVLCYYHRKNGMVIMRSSQPLTGANRKRCGEDELLLQVVIDGSDKGYIIDTRSSQQAQQARITGGGFESKSCYGRWKRLHRQMERGKALQESLIKLVEACGDESHNVDRWLSKLENSKWLSHVQTALSTAGLLAECVERDGHSVLVHGSEGTDSTLLISTLAQLIMDPCCRTLEGFLALLEREWVQAGHPFQQRCAHSAYSHARLQQESPLFLLLLDCVWQLWRQFPLALGFSEALLLRLATEAYVSDYGTFLCNSDQERCSLQVKEKTHCLFRALLRPKEREHYSNPLYEHTELAIWPSVHPQSLQLWRGFFLRWTQQARHLEEAQEEIRNMVIEWGRLALS, from the exons at gatATCTGCATCTTCTGGGACGATTACCATCAAGTGCAAAGATCTGCGTGTGCTCCAGCTTGACATCCCAGGCATGGAGCAGTGCCTCAACATTGCACACTCTATCGAg ACCCTGTCCTCGCTGGACCGCGTGCCAGAGATGTACCCGTTCTTTTACAGACCTTCGGATCTCAGCCTGCAGGACCCGTGGGGTCTCTCATCCCCGGAAAAGCACTACAGTCAAATGGAGGAGCTC CATGATAGGTGGAGACTAAGCAATGTGAACAGAGGATACTCAGTGTGTACCACCTACCCGCCAGCTGTCATCGTCCCAAAGGATATAAACGATGACATGCTGCTGAAAGTGGCCAAATTCCGACAGGGAGGACGCTTCCCTGTGCTCTGCTACTACCACAGGAAGAACGGCATG GTAATCATGCGCAGCAGTCAGCCGCTGACAGGAGCCAACAGGAAGCGCTGCGGGGAGGAcgagctcctcctccaggttgtGATTGACGGCTCAGACAAAGGTTACATTATTGACACCCGCTCCAGTCAGCAGGCTCAGCAGGCCCGCATAACGGGTGGGGGGTTCGAGTCCAAATCGTGCTACGGCCGCTGGAAGAGACTgcacagacagatggaaag GGGCAAAGCCCTCCAGGAGAGTCTGATCAAGCTGGTGGAGGCCTGTGGTGACGAGTCCCACAATGTGGACCGCTGGCTCAGTAAGCTGGAGAATTCAAAGTGGCTGTCCCACGTCCAGACGGCTCTGTCAACTGCAGGCCTGCTGGCCGAGTGTGTGGAGAG GGACGGTCATTCAGTTCTGGTTCATGGTTCTGAAGGGACCGACTCCACTTTGCTCATCAGCACTCTGGCTCAGCTCATCATGGACCCATGCTGCCGCACACTGGAGGGCTTCCTGGCTCTGCTGGAGAGGGAGTgggtacag gCGGGACACCCGTTCCAGCAGCGATGTGCGCACTCGGCCTACTCCCATGCTCGTCTCCAGCAGGAGTCGCcgctcttcctgctgctgctggattgTGTGTGGCAGCTGTGGCGTCAGTTCCCTTTGGCGCTGGGCTTTTCGGAGGCGCTCCTCCTGAGGCTGGCCACCGAGGCCTACGTCTCCGACTACGGCACCTTCCTGTGCAACAGCGATCAGGAGAG GTGTTCTCTacaagtgaaggagaagacTCACTGTTTGTTCCGGGCCCTGCTGAGGCCCAAGGAGAGAGAGCATTACTCCAACCCCCTGTACGAGCACACTGAGCTGGCAATCTGGCCCTCGGTGCACCCTCAGtccctgcagctctggagag GCTTTTTTCTGAGGTGGACCCAACAGGCTCGGCACCTCGAAGAGGCTCAGGAGGAAATAAGAAACATGGTCATTGAGTGGGGGAGGCTGGCGCTCAGCTGA
- the zgc:154055 gene encoding myotubularin-related protein 9 isoform X4, protein MEQCLNIAHSIETLSSLDRVPEMYPFFYRPSDLSLQDPWGLSSPEKHYSQMEELHDRWRLSNVNRGYSVCTTYPPAVIVPKDINDDMLLKVAKFRQGGRFPVLCYYHRKNGMVIMRSSQPLTGANRKRCGEDELLLQVVIDGSDKGYIIDTRSSQQAQQARITGGGFESKSCYGRWKRLHRQMERGKALQESLIKLVEACGDESHNVDRWLSKLENSKWLSHVQTALSTAGLLAECVERDGHSVLVHGSEGTDSTLLISTLAQLIMDPCCRTLEGFLALLEREWVQAGHPFQQRCAHSAYSHARLQQESPLFLLLLDCVWQLWRQFPLALGFSEALLLRLATEAYVSDYGTFLCNSDQERCSLQVKEKTHCLFRALLRPKEREHYSNPLYEHTELAIWPSVHPQSLQLWRGFFLRWTQQARHLEEAQEEIRNMVIEWGRLALS, encoded by the exons ATGGAGCAGTGCCTCAACATTGCACACTCTATCGAg ACCCTGTCCTCGCTGGACCGCGTGCCAGAGATGTACCCGTTCTTTTACAGACCTTCGGATCTCAGCCTGCAGGACCCGTGGGGTCTCTCATCCCCGGAAAAGCACTACAGTCAAATGGAGGAGCTC CATGATAGGTGGAGACTAAGCAATGTGAACAGAGGATACTCAGTGTGTACCACCTACCCGCCAGCTGTCATCGTCCCAAAGGATATAAACGATGACATGCTGCTGAAAGTGGCCAAATTCCGACAGGGAGGACGCTTCCCTGTGCTCTGCTACTACCACAGGAAGAACGGCATG GTAATCATGCGCAGCAGTCAGCCGCTGACAGGAGCCAACAGGAAGCGCTGCGGGGAGGAcgagctcctcctccaggttgtGATTGACGGCTCAGACAAAGGTTACATTATTGACACCCGCTCCAGTCAGCAGGCTCAGCAGGCCCGCATAACGGGTGGGGGGTTCGAGTCCAAATCGTGCTACGGCCGCTGGAAGAGACTgcacagacagatggaaag GGGCAAAGCCCTCCAGGAGAGTCTGATCAAGCTGGTGGAGGCCTGTGGTGACGAGTCCCACAATGTGGACCGCTGGCTCAGTAAGCTGGAGAATTCAAAGTGGCTGTCCCACGTCCAGACGGCTCTGTCAACTGCAGGCCTGCTGGCCGAGTGTGTGGAGAG GGACGGTCATTCAGTTCTGGTTCATGGTTCTGAAGGGACCGACTCCACTTTGCTCATCAGCACTCTGGCTCAGCTCATCATGGACCCATGCTGCCGCACACTGGAGGGCTTCCTGGCTCTGCTGGAGAGGGAGTgggtacag gCGGGACACCCGTTCCAGCAGCGATGTGCGCACTCGGCCTACTCCCATGCTCGTCTCCAGCAGGAGTCGCcgctcttcctgctgctgctggattgTGTGTGGCAGCTGTGGCGTCAGTTCCCTTTGGCGCTGGGCTTTTCGGAGGCGCTCCTCCTGAGGCTGGCCACCGAGGCCTACGTCTCCGACTACGGCACCTTCCTGTGCAACAGCGATCAGGAGAG GTGTTCTCTacaagtgaaggagaagacTCACTGTTTGTTCCGGGCCCTGCTGAGGCCCAAGGAGAGAGAGCATTACTCCAACCCCCTGTACGAGCACACTGAGCTGGCAATCTGGCCCTCGGTGCACCCTCAGtccctgcagctctggagag GCTTTTTTCTGAGGTGGACCCAACAGGCTCGGCACCTCGAAGAGGCTCAGGAGGAAATAAGAAACATGGTCATTGAGTGGGGGAGGCTGGCGCTCAGCTGA